One Streptomyces sp. NBC_01217 genomic region harbors:
- a CDS encoding ABC transporter ATP-binding protein yields the protein MTQQQTGGDVRLTGISKTYGSFTAVEPLDLTVPQGSFFALLGASGCGKTTTLRMIAGLEEATTGTVSLGGRDITGLPPYKRPVNTVFQSYALFPHLDITENVAFGLRRRGIKSVKKQVDDMLELVQLGDFAKRKPHQLSGGQQQRVAVARALINHPQVLLLDEPLGALDLKLRRQMQLELKRIQTEVGITFIHVTHDQEEAMTMADTVAVMNAGRVEQLGAPADLYENPGTTFVANFLGTSNLIEGEIVSTGTDIVVAAGGGKLRLPTDRCTAPTTDGGKLLLGVRPEKISLAHADDADAIADGRNRVTGRIVDSSFIGVSTQYVVESPAGKALHVYEQNVERRAGFTVGAEVVLHWNPAHTFGLDAAQDIDAGVETVEDAA from the coding sequence ATGACACAGCAGCAGACAGGCGGCGATGTCCGCCTCACCGGGATCAGCAAGACGTACGGCTCCTTCACCGCCGTCGAACCGCTCGACCTGACCGTCCCGCAGGGCTCCTTCTTCGCGCTGCTCGGCGCGTCGGGCTGCGGCAAGACCACCACCCTGCGGATGATCGCGGGCCTGGAGGAGGCCACCACCGGCACCGTCTCGCTCGGCGGCCGGGACATCACGGGCCTGCCCCCGTACAAGCGGCCCGTCAACACCGTCTTCCAGAGCTATGCGCTCTTCCCGCACCTCGACATCACCGAGAACGTCGCCTTCGGCCTGCGCCGGCGCGGCATCAAGTCGGTGAAGAAGCAGGTCGACGACATGCTGGAGCTCGTCCAGCTCGGCGACTTCGCGAAGCGCAAACCGCATCAGCTCTCCGGCGGCCAGCAGCAGCGCGTCGCCGTCGCCCGCGCCCTGATCAACCACCCGCAGGTGCTCCTGCTCGACGAGCCGCTCGGCGCCCTCGACCTCAAGCTGCGCCGCCAGATGCAGCTTGAGCTCAAGCGCATCCAGACCGAGGTCGGCATCACGTTCATCCACGTCACCCACGACCAGGAGGAGGCCATGACCATGGCCGACACCGTCGCGGTGATGAACGCGGGCCGCGTCGAGCAGCTCGGCGCCCCCGCCGATCTGTACGAGAACCCGGGCACGACCTTCGTCGCCAACTTCCTGGGCACCTCGAACCTCATCGAGGGCGAGATCGTCTCCACGGGCACGGACATAGTCGTCGCGGCGGGCGGCGGAAAGCTGCGGCTGCCCACCGACCGGTGTACGGCCCCGACCACGGATGGCGGCAAGCTGCTCCTCGGCGTACGCCCGGAGAAGATCTCGCTGGCGCACGCCGACGACGCGGACGCGATCGCCGACGGCCGCAACCGGGTCACCGGCCGGATCGTCGACTCCAGCTTCATCGGTGTGTCCACGCAGTACGTCGTGGAGAGCCCGGCGGGCAAGGCGCTCCATGTGTACGAGCAGAACGTCGAGAGGCGCGCCGGCTTCACGGTGGGCGCCGAGGTCGTCCTGCACTGGAACCCGGCGCACACCTTCGGCCTCGACGCCGCACAGGACATCGACGCCGGTGTGGAGACGGTGGAGGACGCGGCGTGA
- a CDS encoding ABC transporter permease gives MTLTKEAPPAAPITRPKVRKPSTRKRLVPYWLLLPGILWLVVFFALPLVYQASTSVQTGSLEKGFEVTWHFQTYWDALKDYYPQFIRSLLYAGTATILCLLLGYPLAYLIAFKAGRWRNVVLVLVIAPFFTSFLIRTLAWKTILADGGAVVDVLNTLHVLDVTSWLGWTESNRVLATPMAVVCGLTYNFLPFMILPLYTSLERIDGRLHEAAGDLYATPATTFRKVTFPLSMPGVVSGTLLTFIPASGDYVNAELLGSTDTKMVGSVIQTQFLRVLDYPTAAALSFMLMAVVLIMVTVYIRRSGTEDLV, from the coding sequence GTGACCCTCACCAAGGAGGCGCCGCCAGCCGCGCCCATCACCCGGCCGAAGGTACGCAAACCCTCCACCCGCAAGCGCCTCGTCCCCTACTGGCTGCTGCTCCCCGGCATCCTGTGGCTGGTCGTCTTCTTCGCGCTGCCGCTGGTCTACCAGGCGTCGACCTCCGTACAGACCGGATCCCTGGAGAAGGGATTCGAGGTCACCTGGCACTTCCAGACGTACTGGGACGCGCTGAAGGACTACTACCCGCAGTTCATCCGGTCCCTGCTGTACGCGGGCACCGCCACGATCCTGTGCCTGCTGCTCGGCTACCCGCTCGCGTACCTCATCGCGTTCAAGGCAGGCCGCTGGCGCAACGTCGTTCTCGTGCTGGTCATCGCGCCGTTCTTCACCAGCTTCCTGATCCGTACGCTCGCCTGGAAGACGATCCTCGCGGACGGCGGCGCGGTCGTCGACGTACTGAACACCCTGCACGTCCTGGACGTCACCAGCTGGCTCGGCTGGACCGAGTCCAACCGGGTGCTGGCCACGCCGATGGCGGTCGTCTGCGGTCTCACGTACAACTTCCTGCCGTTCATGATCCTGCCGCTCTACACCTCGCTGGAGCGGATCGACGGCAGGCTGCACGAGGCGGCCGGAGATCTGTACGCCACCCCCGCCACCACCTTCCGCAAGGTGACCTTCCCGCTCTCCATGCCGGGTGTCGTCTCCGGAACGCTGCTGACCTTCATCCCGGCCAGCGGTGACTACGTCAACGCGGAACTGCTGGGCTCCACCGACACCAAGATGGTCGGCAGCGTCATCCAGACCCAGTTCCTGCGCGTCCTCGACTATCCGACGGCGGCCGCGCTCTCCTTCATGCTCATGGCGGTCGTCCTGATCATGGTCACCGTCTACATCCGCCGCTCCGGGACGGAGGACCTGGTCTGA
- a CDS encoding ABC transporter permease yields MPVLRWIRRNLIVIAGLLTLAYMILPNVVVMVFSFNKPNGRFNYAWQRFSLDAWKDPCGVADMCGSLSLSLQIAAWATIGATVLGTMIAFALVRYRFRARGAINSLIFLPMAMPEVVMAASLLTLFLNMGAQLGFWTILIAHIMFCLSFVVTAVKARVMSMDPRLEEAARDLYAGPVQTFLRVTLPIAAPGIAAGALLAFALSFDDFIITNFNSGNTVTFPMFVWGSAQRGTPVQINVIGTAMFIIAVLVVVVGQLIANRRKNSAH; encoded by the coding sequence ATGCCCGTACTGCGCTGGATTCGCCGGAACCTGATCGTCATCGCGGGTCTGCTGACCCTCGCGTACATGATCCTTCCGAACGTCGTCGTGATGGTGTTCTCGTTCAACAAGCCGAACGGGCGCTTCAACTACGCCTGGCAGCGGTTCTCGCTGGACGCCTGGAAGGACCCCTGCGGCGTCGCCGACATGTGCGGCTCGCTCTCGCTCTCCCTCCAGATCGCCGCCTGGGCGACGATCGGCGCGACCGTGCTCGGCACGATGATCGCGTTCGCACTGGTCCGCTACCGCTTCCGGGCGCGCGGCGCGATCAACTCGCTGATCTTCCTGCCCATGGCGATGCCCGAGGTCGTCATGGCGGCCTCACTGCTCACGCTCTTCCTCAACATGGGCGCACAGCTGGGCTTCTGGACGATCCTCATCGCACACATCATGTTCTGCCTGAGCTTCGTAGTGACGGCCGTCAAGGCGCGTGTGATGTCGATGGACCCGCGGCTGGAGGAGGCGGCCCGCGATCTGTACGCGGGCCCCGTACAGACCTTCCTGCGGGTGACGCTGCCGATCGCCGCCCCCGGAATCGCGGCGGGAGCACTGCTCGCCTTCGCGCTCTCCTTCGACGACTTCATCATCACCAACTTCAACTCGGGCAACACCGTCACCTTCCCCATGTTCGTCTGGGGATCGGCGCAGCGCGGCACGCCCGTGCAGATCAACGTCATCGGCACCGCGATGTTCATCATTGCCGTGCTGGTGGTCGTCGTCGGCCAGCTGATCGCGAACCGGCGTAAGAACAGCGCACATTAG
- a CDS encoding NAD(P)/FAD-dependent oxidoreductase, giving the protein MAPAAMRTAAQSLREAKPVSFWLDDPGRPEALPALTGDEHCDLLVIGGGYSGLWTALLAKERDPERDVVLIEGHEVGWAASGRNGGFCAASLTHGLPNGLERWPDEIRKLEELGARNLDAIEAAVARHSIDCAFERTGEIDVATEPHQLEELQEWHREAEGLGFTGMEFLDRDALRAEVDSPTFLGGIWDRNGVAMLHPAKLAWGLKRACLDLGVRVYEHTRGLELARTATGMAVRTPYGRVLARRVALGTNIFPSLVKRVRPYTVPVYDYALMTEPLTAGQLASIGWRNRQGLGDSANQFHYFRLSADKRILWGGYDAIYPYGGRLSADLDQRPETFLKLAGQFFDCFPQLAGVRFSHAWGGAIDTCSRFSAFFGTAHRGRVAYAAGYTGLGVGATRFGADVMLDLLAGEESELTALEMVRSKPMPFPPEPFAWAGIELTKRSLARADSNGGHRNLWLRTMDRLGLGFDS; this is encoded by the coding sequence ATGGCCCCAGCTGCCATGCGTACTGCTGCACAATCACTCCGCGAAGCCAAGCCGGTCTCGTTCTGGCTGGACGACCCCGGCAGGCCCGAGGCGCTGCCCGCACTCACCGGCGACGAGCACTGCGACCTCCTCGTCATCGGCGGCGGTTACAGCGGACTGTGGACCGCGCTGCTCGCCAAGGAGCGCGACCCGGAGCGGGACGTCGTACTGATCGAGGGGCACGAGGTGGGCTGGGCCGCCTCGGGCCGCAACGGCGGATTCTGCGCCGCCTCCCTCACCCACGGCCTGCCCAACGGCCTGGAACGCTGGCCGGACGAGATCAGGAAACTGGAGGAGCTGGGGGCACGAAACCTCGACGCCATCGAGGCCGCCGTCGCCCGCCATTCCATCGACTGCGCATTCGAGCGCACCGGCGAAATCGATGTCGCCACCGAACCCCACCAGCTCGAAGAGCTTCAGGAATGGCACCGGGAGGCCGAAGGGCTCGGATTCACCGGAATGGAATTCCTGGACCGGGACGCGCTGCGCGCCGAGGTCGACTCGCCCACATTCCTGGGCGGAATCTGGGACCGGAACGGCGTAGCCATGCTGCACCCCGCCAAACTGGCCTGGGGCCTGAAGCGGGCCTGTCTCGATCTGGGAGTACGGGTGTACGAACACACCCGGGGCCTCGAACTGGCCAGGACCGCCACCGGGATGGCGGTCCGCACGCCGTACGGGAGGGTCCTCGCCCGCCGGGTCGCACTCGGTACGAACATCTTCCCGTCGCTGGTCAAGCGGGTGCGTCCGTACACCGTCCCGGTCTATGACTACGCGCTGATGACCGAACCGCTCACCGCCGGCCAGCTCGCCTCGATCGGCTGGAGGAACCGGCAGGGACTGGGCGACAGCGCCAATCAGTTCCACTACTTCCGGTTGTCGGCCGACAAACGGATTCTGTGGGGCGGCTATGACGCGATCTATCCGTACGGGGGCCGGCTGAGCGCCGATCTCGATCAGCGTCCGGAGACCTTCCTCAAGCTCGCGGGCCAGTTCTTCGACTGTTTCCCGCAGCTGGCCGGGGTCCGTTTCAGTCATGCCTGGGGCGGGGCGATCGACACCTGTTCCCGCTTTTCCGCATTCTTCGGTACGGCCCATCGGGGCCGGGTCGCCTATGCCGCCGGATACACCGGTCTCGGCGTGGGGGCCACCCGGTTCGGGGCCGATGTGATGCTCGATCTGCTGGCGGGCGAAGAGAGCGAACTGACCGCTCTGGAGATGGTCCGCAGCAAGCCGATGCCGTTCCCGCCGGAGCCCTTCGCCTGGGCCGGGATCGAGCTCACCAAGCGGTCGCTGGCCAGGGCGGACAGCAACGGCGGGCACCGCAATCTGTGGCTGCGGACGATGGACCGGCTGGGGCTCGGCTTCGACAGCTGA
- a CDS encoding chitinase — protein MERTGPPARFTGLLAAVAAALLAAGGLAAAAPSAAAADSDLARNGGFEAGLDGWSCTGGSGAVVSTPTHGGTKALKATPAGSDNAKCSQSVTVKPDSTYTLSAWVQGSYAYLGAEGTGTTDVSTWTPSATGWQQLTTTFRTGPSTTSVTVYTHGWYGTPTYYADDLTLIGPGGDPVALPATPTGLRAGTATASSVDLSWTGSSGATGYNVYRGGTKVLSVTGTSATVTGLAASTTYSFQVAATNSAGESARSTAVSATTTAGGPGGGGGGALPAHALVGYLHSSFANGSGYTRMADVPDSWDVIDLAFGEPTSVTSGDIRFSLCPVSECPNVESVAEFKAAIKAKQAAGKKVLISIGGANGQVQLSTTAARDTFVSSVSKIIDEYGLDGLDIDFEGHSLSLNTGDTDFRSPTTPVIVNLISAVKTLKAKYGDDFVLTMAPETFFVQLGYQYYGSGPWGGQDPRAGAYLPVIHALRDDLTLLHVQDYNSGSIMGLDNQYHSMGGADFHIAMTDMLLTGFPVAGDTTKVFPALRPDQIAIGLPASTQAGNGYTAPAEVNKALNCLTKKTDCGSYATHGTWPGLRGLMTWSINWDRFNNGEFSKNFDAYFGG, from the coding sequence GTGGAACGCACGGGACCCCCCGCCCGATTTACCGGACTTCTGGCCGCCGTCGCGGCCGCCCTGCTCGCCGCGGGAGGCCTGGCCGCCGCCGCACCGTCCGCCGCCGCCGCCGACTCCGATCTGGCACGCAACGGCGGCTTCGAGGCCGGCCTGGACGGCTGGAGCTGTACCGGCGGCAGCGGAGCCGTCGTCAGCACGCCCACCCATGGCGGCACCAAGGCGCTGAAGGCGACCCCGGCCGGCAGCGACAACGCCAAGTGCTCCCAGTCCGTGACGGTCAAGCCGGACTCCACCTACACCCTGAGTGCCTGGGTGCAGGGCAGTTACGCCTACCTCGGCGCGGAGGGCACCGGCACCACCGACGTGTCCACCTGGACGCCGTCGGCGACCGGCTGGCAGCAGCTCACCACCACGTTCAGGACCGGTCCGTCCACCACCTCGGTGACCGTCTACACCCACGGCTGGTACGGCACCCCCACCTACTACGCCGACGACCTCACCCTGATCGGCCCCGGCGGCGACCCGGTCGCACTCCCGGCCACCCCCACCGGACTGAGGGCCGGCACGGCCACCGCCTCCTCCGTCGACCTCTCCTGGACCGGCTCCTCGGGGGCCACCGGCTACAACGTCTACCGGGGCGGCACGAAGGTCCTCTCGGTCACCGGCACCTCCGCCACCGTGACGGGCCTCGCCGCGTCGACCACGTACAGCTTCCAGGTCGCCGCGACCAACTCCGCCGGTGAGTCCGCCAGGTCCACCGCCGTATCCGCCACCACCACGGCGGGCGGCCCAGGCGGCGGGGGCGGCGGCGCGCTGCCCGCCCACGCCCTCGTCGGCTATCTGCACTCCAGCTTCGCCAACGGCTCCGGCTACACGCGAATGGCCGACGTACCCGACTCCTGGGACGTCATCGACCTGGCCTTCGGCGAGCCGACCTCCGTCACCTCGGGCGACATCCGCTTCTCGCTCTGCCCGGTCAGCGAGTGCCCGAACGTCGAGTCCGTCGCCGAGTTCAAGGCGGCCATCAAGGCCAAGCAGGCCGCGGGCAAGAAGGTGCTGATCTCCATCGGCGGCGCGAACGGCCAGGTGCAGCTCTCCACCACCGCCGCCCGCGACACCTTCGTCTCCTCCGTCAGCAAGATCATCGACGAGTACGGTCTGGACGGCCTCGACATCGACTTCGAGGGCCACTCGCTCTCGCTGAACACCGGGGACACCGACTTCCGCAGCCCGACCACCCCGGTCATCGTCAACCTGATCTCCGCGGTGAAGACCCTCAAGGCCAAGTACGGCGACGACTTCGTCCTCACCATGGCCCCCGAGACCTTCTTCGTGCAGCTCGGCTACCAGTACTACGGTTCGGGCCCCTGGGGCGGCCAGGACCCGCGCGCCGGTGCCTACCTCCCGGTCATCCACGCCCTGCGTGACGACCTGACCCTGCTCCACGTCCAGGACTACAACTCGGGCTCCATCATGGGTCTTGACAACCAGTACCACTCGATGGGCGGCGCGGACTTCCACATCGCCATGACCGACATGCTGCTCACCGGATTCCCGGTGGCCGGCGACACCACCAAGGTCTTCCCGGCGCTCCGCCCCGACCAGATCGCCATCGGTCTGCCGGCCTCCACCCAGGCGGGCAACGGCTACACCGCACCCGCCGAGGTCAACAAGGCGCTGAACTGCCTGACGAAGAAGACCGACTGCGGTTCGTACGCGACCCACGGGACATGGCCGGGGCTGCGCGGGCTGATGACGTGGTCGATCAACTGGGACCGCTTCAACAACGGGGAGTTCTCGAAGAACTTCGACGCCTACTTCGGCGGCTGA
- a CDS encoding phosphatase PAP2 family protein, whose product MRETPRPQGTVGDAGPELPQHRSGRAFAHATGAFGSGTPHRSDGRSPQTPRGARQTDPTGRPGTTPPVPGRPALLVSLVSSLLALFALTTWQVGAGGPLRSLDERAGRAVVGHGPAGPTGFLADLGNMQVALPVLGCAIIWALVRGARREPLYAVLTMAAVPLLVVPLKDWIARPGPLTEATGYYPSGHAATAAVAYGAAALLIAPYARRSWMMPVAAALLTTATGIGLVLRGYHWPLDVLGSWFLCGLLLLPLGLSRRSRRRSSSRTPRC is encoded by the coding sequence ATGAGAGAAACACCCCGCCCGCAGGGGACTGTCGGCGACGCCGGGCCGGAGCTTCCCCAGCACCGTTCTGGCCGTGCCTTCGCGCACGCCACTGGGGCCTTCGGCTCCGGAACTCCTCACCGATCGGATGGCCGCTCGCCCCAAACCCCCCGGGGCGCGCGGCAAACCGATCCGACCGGCCGCCCCGGAACCACCCCCCCTGTTCCCGGGCGGCCGGCTCTTCTTGTTTCCCTGGTGTCGTCCCTCCTGGCACTCTTCGCGCTCACCACCTGGCAGGTCGGGGCCGGCGGTCCGCTGAGGTCGCTGGACGAGCGGGCCGGCCGGGCAGTCGTCGGACACGGACCTGCCGGGCCGACCGGATTCCTCGCCGATCTCGGCAACATGCAGGTGGCGCTCCCGGTGCTGGGCTGCGCGATCATCTGGGCGCTGGTGCGCGGGGCGCGCCGTGAGCCGTTGTACGCGGTGCTCACCATGGCGGCAGTGCCACTGCTGGTCGTCCCGCTCAAGGACTGGATCGCCCGCCCCGGACCGCTCACCGAGGCCACCGGTTACTACCCGTCCGGCCATGCGGCGACGGCCGCGGTGGCCTACGGGGCGGCGGCGCTGCTGATCGCGCCGTATGCGAGGCGTTCGTGGATGATGCCCGTCGCCGCTGCCTTGCTGACAACGGCGACGGGCATCGGTCTGGTGCTGCGCGGCTATCACTGGCCGCTGGATGTGCTGGGCAGCTGGTTCCTGTGCGGGCTGCTGCTCCTGCCGCTGGGGCTCAGCCGCCGAAGTAGGCGTCGAAGTTCTTCGAGAACTCCCCGTTGTTGA
- the gabT gene encoding 4-aminobutyrate--2-oxoglutarate transaminase encodes MTAIPQERRVVTAIPGPKSVELQARRLATVAAGVGSTLPVFTARAGGGIIEDVDGNRLIDLGSGIAVTSVGASAEAVVRRASAQLADFTHTCFMVTPYEGYVEVCEQLAELTPGDHAKKSALFNSGAEAVENAVKIARAYTKRTAVVVFDHGYHGRTNLTMALTAKNMPYKQGFGPFAPEVYRVPVAYGYRWPTGAENAGAEASAQAIDQITKQIGADNVAAIIIEPVLGEGGFIEPAKGFLPAIAQFAKDNGIVFVADEIQSGFCRTGQWFACEDEGIVPDLITTAKGIAGGLPLSAVTGRAEIMDAAHAGGLGGTYGGNPVACAGALGAIETMRELDLNGKAKRIEEVMKGRLAEMQAKLPNGDLIGDIRGRGAMIAIELVKSGTKDPNPEAAATLAKACHAEGVLVLTCGTYGNVLRFLPPLVIGEDLLTEALDVIEQAFGRI; translated from the coding sequence ATGACCGCAATTCCGCAGGAGCGCCGCGTCGTCACTGCCATTCCCGGCCCGAAGTCGGTGGAGCTGCAGGCCCGCCGTCTCGCGACGGTGGCCGCAGGTGTGGGCTCCACCCTGCCGGTGTTCACCGCCCGCGCCGGCGGCGGAATCATCGAGGACGTGGACGGCAACCGTCTGATCGACCTCGGTTCCGGTATCGCCGTGACGTCGGTCGGCGCCTCCGCCGAGGCCGTCGTACGCCGCGCCTCCGCGCAGCTCGCCGACTTCACCCACACCTGTTTCATGGTCACGCCGTACGAGGGGTACGTCGAGGTCTGTGAGCAGCTCGCCGAGCTGACGCCGGGCGACCACGCCAAGAAGTCCGCGCTGTTCAACTCGGGCGCCGAGGCCGTCGAGAACGCGGTGAAGATCGCCCGCGCCTACACCAAGCGCACCGCGGTCGTCGTCTTCGACCACGGCTACCACGGCCGTACCAACCTCACGATGGCGCTGACCGCCAAGAACATGCCGTACAAGCAGGGCTTCGGCCCGTTCGCGCCCGAGGTCTACCGGGTGCCGGTGGCGTACGGCTACCGCTGGCCGACCGGGGCCGAGAACGCCGGCGCGGAGGCGTCCGCCCAGGCCATCGACCAGATCACCAAGCAGATCGGCGCGGACAACGTCGCCGCGATCATCATCGAGCCGGTGCTCGGCGAGGGCGGCTTCATCGAGCCGGCCAAGGGCTTCCTCCCGGCGATCGCGCAGTTCGCCAAGGACAACGGGATCGTCTTCGTCGCCGACGAGATCCAGTCCGGCTTCTGCCGTACCGGCCAGTGGTTCGCCTGTGAGGACGAGGGCATCGTCCCCGACCTGATCACCACCGCCAAGGGCATCGCGGGCGGTCTGCCGCTCTCCGCCGTCACGGGCCGCGCCGAGATCATGGACGCCGCGCACGCGGGCGGCCTCGGTGGTACGTACGGCGGAAACCCGGTGGCCTGCGCGGGTGCGCTCGGTGCCATCGAGACGATGCGCGAGCTGGACCTGAACGGGAAGGCGAAGCGCATCGAGGAGGTCATGAAGGGCCGCCTCGCCGAGATGCAGGCGAAGCTGCCGAACGGCGATCTCATCGGTGACATCCGCGGCCGTGGCGCGATGATCGCGATCGAGCTGGTGAAGTCCGGCACGAAGGACCCGAACCCGGAGGCCGCCGCGACGCTCGCCAAGGCCTGCCACGCGGAGGGCGTGCTCGTCCTCACCTGCGGCACGTACGGCAACGTTTTGCGCTTCCTCCCGCCGCTGGTGATCGGCGAGGACCTGCTGACCGAGGCGCTCGACGTCATCGAGCAGGCTTTCGGCCGGATCTGA
- a CDS encoding ATP/GTP-binding protein codes for MDTEGTFDSRGTRSGHPVPRPAGPPPPELPPRPGYAPASGPSLADWLRIPRPAAEPGVWRLGHVPRPAEEKERTPDRTLISGAVISLLACVLVWSLWRNNYIPYWRVPLKLFTPGDWWGPFGDEPQTRGAVRALDLYRLLIIGGLVYGFGRLGNWPAAFERCVAARGAAARAGGAAIGALLVWILVWNGTVPGMGLAFGLVPGSWLGPDQPMSVVISYGLYVLLTLVVVWPFARLGRWTEVWRRGRSPQPAPGRDGRDPAQPPVHGGADTVVVGGEDDPAEWPDLRAAGQHRAAAKLAEETRSGRMNDVDYARIRRAWTSVRADHTRLPAFTDTVLRNGSAACTHPSGARDLPVRAARHDLLVQQVRLGTVEDGERNPYARRGSGIALDPGLLGTSLLAVGPPGAGKSRALTRPVVESLALQALAGQAAVVAVCAAGTQLGGDQGFDVVIKVGDPSSVHDLDLYGGATDPDEAATVLADGLVGDLPEVDSRRAATALAQLLGPFRAAHGRFPSVPELRELLDGVPDALTALREALDATGNPGMRRELDARARQAGAPGDPGPALADRVALLDRPAFSEFFDTTGKARPFSLRALEHPLRVRIDLPERGHAEASRVLARLVLAQFTASAAARTDRSLFACLVLDDATHTLTPDTVRGIQRLRSAHAGAVLTLRTLDDVPEQLHTALLGAVGCRMAFSGITTWDGKKFAEAWGTEWVETRDVTQRTVFADQPMTRAIHAFRKLVTGKAVTTDAVTVRQVERERWSASELAHRVPAGHAVLSLTTVRGEHAPPLLVDLSG; via the coding sequence ATGGACACCGAGGGCACGTTCGACTCACGCGGCACCCGCTCCGGTCATCCGGTGCCGCGCCCGGCCGGCCCGCCACCGCCCGAACTGCCGCCCAGGCCCGGATACGCGCCCGCCTCGGGCCCCTCCCTGGCGGACTGGCTCCGCATCCCGAGACCCGCAGCCGAACCCGGTGTCTGGCGGCTCGGTCACGTGCCCCGGCCCGCCGAGGAGAAGGAGCGCACCCCGGACCGCACACTGATCAGCGGCGCGGTGATCTCGCTGCTGGCCTGCGTCCTCGTCTGGTCCCTCTGGCGCAACAACTACATCCCGTACTGGCGGGTGCCGCTGAAGCTCTTCACCCCCGGCGACTGGTGGGGGCCCTTCGGCGACGAGCCGCAGACCCGGGGCGCGGTCCGTGCGCTCGACCTCTACCGGCTGCTGATCATCGGCGGCCTCGTCTACGGATTCGGCCGCCTGGGCAACTGGCCTGCCGCCTTCGAACGGTGCGTCGCCGCCCGGGGAGCCGCCGCACGGGCGGGCGGTGCGGCGATCGGCGCGCTGCTGGTCTGGATTCTGGTGTGGAACGGGACCGTGCCGGGAATGGGGCTGGCCTTCGGTCTGGTCCCCGGCTCCTGGCTGGGCCCCGACCAGCCGATGTCCGTGGTGATCAGCTATGGGCTGTACGTCCTGCTCACCCTGGTGGTCGTGTGGCCGTTCGCCCGGCTGGGGCGGTGGACCGAGGTGTGGCGGCGCGGCCGGTCCCCGCAGCCCGCACCGGGCCGCGACGGCCGAGACCCGGCGCAGCCGCCCGTGCACGGCGGTGCGGACACCGTCGTGGTGGGCGGCGAGGACGACCCGGCCGAATGGCCCGATCTGCGCGCCGCCGGACAGCACCGGGCCGCCGCCAAGCTCGCCGAGGAGACCCGGTCCGGGCGGATGAACGACGTCGACTACGCCCGGATCCGCCGCGCCTGGACATCCGTACGCGCCGACCACACCCGGCTCCCCGCCTTCACCGACACCGTGCTGCGCAACGGCTCCGCCGCCTGCACTCACCCCTCCGGCGCACGTGACCTCCCGGTCCGCGCCGCCCGGCACGATCTGCTGGTCCAGCAGGTCAGGCTCGGCACCGTCGAGGACGGCGAGCGCAACCCGTACGCCCGGCGCGGCAGCGGCATCGCCCTCGACCCCGGGCTGCTGGGCACGTCCCTGCTCGCCGTCGGCCCGCCCGGCGCGGGCAAGAGCCGGGCACTGACCCGGCCCGTCGTCGAATCCCTCGCACTGCAGGCGCTCGCCGGACAGGCCGCCGTCGTCGCCGTGTGCGCCGCCGGTACCCAGCTCGGCGGCGACCAGGGGTTCGACGTCGTCATCAAGGTCGGCGACCCGTCCTCCGTGCACGATCTCGACCTGTACGGCGGCGCCACCGACCCCGACGAGGCCGCCACCGTCCTCGCCGACGGCCTGGTCGGTGACCTCCCCGAGGTCGACAGCCGCCGTGCCGCCACGGCCCTCGCCCAGCTCCTCGGCCCCTTCCGGGCCGCACACGGCCGCTTCCCCTCCGTACCCGAGCTGCGCGAACTCCTGGACGGCGTGCCCGATGCCCTGACCGCCCTGCGCGAGGCGCTCGACGCGACCGGGAACCCCGGCATGCGGCGCGAACTCGACGCCCGCGCCCGCCAGGCCGGTGCCCCGGGCGACCCGGGCCCGGCTCTCGCCGACCGGGTGGCGCTGCTCGACCGGCCCGCGTTCAGCGAGTTCTTCGACACCACGGGCAAGGCCCGCCCCTTCTCGCTGCGGGCCCTGGAGCATCCGCTGCGGGTCCGTATCGACCTGCCCGAACGCGGCCACGCCGAGGCGTCCCGGGTGCTGGCACGCCTGGTACTCGCCCAGTTCACCGCGAGCGCCGCTGCCCGCACCGACCGTTCCCTCTTCGCCTGCCTGGTCCTCGACGACGCGACCCACACCCTGACCCCCGACACCGTCCGCGGAATCCAGCGGCTGCGCTCCGCGCACGCCGGGGCCGTACTCACCCTGCGCACCCTGGACGACGTACCGGAGCAGCTGCACACGGCGCTGCTCGGCGCGGTCGGCTGCCGGATGGCGTTCTCCGGCATCACCACGTGGGACGGGAAGAAGTTCGCCGAGGCCTGGGGAACGGAGTGGGTCGAGACCCGCGACGTCACCCAGCGCACAGTCTTCGCCGACCAGCCGATGACCCGGGCCATCCACGCCTTCCGCAAACTGGTCACCGGCAAGGCGGTCACCACGGACGCGGTGACCGTCCGCCAGGTCGAGCGGGAACGCTGGTCGGCCTCCGAACTGGCCCACCGGGTGCCGGCCGGACACGCGGTGCTGTCCCTGACGACCGTACGGGGCGAGCACGCGCCGCCGCTGCTGGTGGACCTGAGCGGCTGA